A portion of the Macrobrachium nipponense isolate FS-2020 chromosome 12, ASM1510439v2, whole genome shotgun sequence genome contains these proteins:
- the LOC135224298 gene encoding salivary glue protein Sgs-3-like isoform X1, whose protein sequence is MARQQVALAVAFLLVTGVVCEFSTSTAPQTPSPTTIPNTDTTTTATTTTTTTDTPTTTTAATTTTETTTTETTHTTADTTTTTAPNTTTTTKTTHTTTTNATTNTTTKSPTTTETPTPIPKRVYYYNVTDDSAKNVTYCIIFEGEFNYNITYEATSKEGKTSNKTASITSPKHPQEGAVVTGSCGKSQFLAFDWESGKHNITMDFSKSSDGKTWGLNAVTANIFMDPKTFPDAVNANKTLTIVAHFDLRPSDIPVNTSYSCISSFKSDNVTGAIDGETSHGLEITAVLGQDFQLEAYNLMAHGNFTTATNCPVESNSIIPIVVGCALGGLVVIVLIAYIVSNRRRAAGYESTA, encoded by the exons ATGGCCAGGCAACAGGTCGCTTTAGCCGTTGCGTTCCTTCTGGTGACTG GTGTTGTGTGCGAGTTCAGTACTTCAACCGCTCCTCAAACACCCTCTCCTACAACCATCCCAAATACCGATACCACAACAACcgctactaccactactaccacaacagacactcctaccaccaccaccgccgctaCCACAACCACAGAAACCACCACCACAGAAACCACTCATACAACCGCAGATACCACCACCACAACCGCTcctaacaccaccaccaccacaaaaaCCACTCACACAACTACAACCAATGCTACAACAAACACCACCACTAAATCCCCCACAACCACGGAGACCCCAACCCCAATTCCAAAGCGGGTGTATTATTACAACGTCACCGACGACAGCGCGAAGAACGTGACCTATTGCATCATCTTCGAAGGGGAATTCAATTACAACATCACTTATGAGGCGACTTCGAAGGAAGGCAAAACG AGCAACAAGACAGCCAGCATAACTTCACCCAAGCATCCACAAGAGGGAGCGGTAGTCACAGGATCATGTGGGAAGAGTCAGTTCTTGGCATTCGATTGGGAATCCGGCAAACACAACATCACTATGGACTTCTCCAAGTCCAGCGATGGCAAGACCTGGGGTCTGAACGCCGTGACAGCCAATATATTCATGGATCCTAAGACCTTCCCTGATGCTGTTAATGCCA ATAAGACGCTGACCATCGTGGCCCACTTCGATCTTCGACCCAGTGACATCCCGGTCAACACCAGTTACAGCTGCATTTCCTCCTTCAAGAGTGACAACGTTACCGGTGCGATCGACGGGGAGACCTCACACGGCCTGGAAATAACGGCAGTTCTGGGACAAGATTTCCAGCTGGAGGCTTACAACCTGATGGCGCACGGAAATTTCACCACAG CCACAAACTGTCCAGTGGAGTCGAACAGTATCATACCAATCGTGGTGGGTTGCGCCCTTGGCGGGCTAGTGGTGATTGTGCTGATCGCTTACATAGTCAGCAATCGGAGGAGAGCTGCTGGATATGAATCGACGGCTTGA
- the LOC135224298 gene encoding salivary glue protein Sgs-3-like isoform X2, which translates to MARQQVALAVAFLLVTGVVCEFSTSTAPQTPSPTTIPNTDTTTTATTTTTTTDTPTTTTAATTTTETTTTETTHTTADTTTTTAPNTTTTTKTTHTTTTNATTNTTTKSPTTTETPTPIPKRVYYYNVTDDSAKNVTYCIIFEGEFNYNITYEATSKEGKTSNKTASITSPKHPQEGAVVTGSCGKSQFLAFDWESGKHNITMDFSKSSDGKTWGLNAVTANIFMDPKTFPDAVNANKTLTIVAHFDLRPSDIPVNTSYSCISSFKSDNVTGAIDGETSHGLEITAVLGQDFQLEAYNLMAHGNFTTATICPKTTIIPIIVGCVLAGVVLVVLVIYMAGRRRRSSTYESI; encoded by the exons ATGGCCAGGCAACAGGTCGCTTTAGCCGTTGCGTTCCTTCTGGTGACTG GTGTTGTGTGCGAGTTCAGTACTTCAACCGCTCCTCAAACACCCTCTCCTACAACCATCCCAAATACCGATACCACAACAACcgctactaccactactaccacaacagacactcctaccaccaccaccgccgctaCCACAACCACAGAAACCACCACCACAGAAACCACTCATACAACCGCAGATACCACCACCACAACCGCTcctaacaccaccaccaccacaaaaaCCACTCACACAACTACAACCAATGCTACAACAAACACCACCACTAAATCCCCCACAACCACGGAGACCCCAACCCCAATTCCAAAGCGGGTGTATTATTACAACGTCACCGACGACAGCGCGAAGAACGTGACCTATTGCATCATCTTCGAAGGGGAATTCAATTACAACATCACTTATGAGGCGACTTCGAAGGAAGGCAAAACG AGCAACAAGACAGCCAGCATAACTTCACCCAAGCATCCACAAGAGGGAGCGGTAGTCACAGGATCATGTGGGAAGAGTCAGTTCTTGGCATTCGATTGGGAATCCGGCAAACACAACATCACTATGGACTTCTCCAAGTCCAGCGATGGCAAGACCTGGGGTCTGAACGCCGTGACAGCCAATATATTCATGGATCCTAAGACCTTCCCTGATGCTGTTAATGCCA ATAAGACGCTGACCATCGTGGCCCACTTCGATCTTCGACCCAGTGACATCCCGGTCAACACCAGTTACAGCTGCATTTCCTCCTTCAAGAGTGACAACGTTACCGGTGCGATCGACGGGGAGACCTCACACGGCCTGGAAATAACGGCAGTTCTGGGACAAGATTTCCAGCTGGAGGCTTACAACCTGATGGCGCACGGAAATTTCACCACAG CAACAATTTGCCCAAAGACAACCATCATCCCCATCATCGTGGGCTGCGTTCTTGCCGGTGTGGTCCTCGTTGTACTCGTTATTTACATGGCGGGCCGTCGACGAAGAAGTTCCACTTACGAGTCCATATGA